The genomic interval CCCAGAACACGTCGGCGAGGAACTGCTGCAGCGCCCGGTGCAGCATCGGGCCGCGCCACACCACGGGCGTATTGCCCTGGGTGAACATCGCGATCGAGATGACCTTCACGTCGTGCGCGACCGGCGGCATGATCATCCGCTCCACCTGGGTCGGACGCTGGTCGGTGCCGAGCATGCGCGGCACGGAGTGGCCGTAGATGTCGGCGTCGAGCACGCCCACCGACAGCCCGCGCGCGGCCATGGCCGCCGCCAGGTTCACCGTCACGCTGGACTTGCCGACGCCGCCCTTACCGGAGGCCACCGCGTACACCCGGGTCAGCGAGCCGGGCTGGGCGAACGGGATCACCGGCTCGGCCGAATCGCCGCGCAGCTTCTTGCGCAGTTCGGTGCGCTGCTCGTCGTTCATCACGTCGAGGTCGACGGAGATGCCGCCGACCCCGGGAACGTCGGCGACCGCCTTCGTCACCGACTCGGTCAGCGTGGTGCGCAGGGGGCAGGCCGCCGTCGTCAGATAGATCTCGACGTGGACGCTGCTGTCGGCGCCGACCGCGACGCTCTTCACCATGCCCAGCTCGGTGATCGGTTTGCGGATCTCCGGGTCGTTCACTTTCGCGAGGGCGCCCCGCACATCCGATTCCGTAACCACTGGCATACTGCCGAGTCTAGCGGCGGCTAGATCCGGGGCAGTTGCCCGGCGTGCGGCGCGACGCCGGTGCGGTAGGCGACCTCCCACGCCATCACGTTCGCCACGTAGGCCATCGAGTTGTTGTAGCGCATGATGGCCCGCGACTGCTGGGACAGGTCGTTCATGTCCAGCCCGCGGTCGCAGAGGTACTTGCCCGCGGTGAGCGCGGCGTCGAACAGGTCCTGCGGATCGGAGATGCCGTCGCCGTCGCCGTCGGCCGCGTACTTGCGCCAGGTTTCCGGGAGGAACTGCATCGGACCGACCGCGCGGGTGTAGGACGACATGCCGCCGTCGAGTTCGCCGTCGGTCGCGCGCACGACCTGGTTGCCGCCGAGGCTGCCGTCGAGCACCGGGCCGTAGATCGGGTCGAGCGGGTAGCCCTTGGCGTCGGCCTTGCCGTAGGCGTGGTGCGACTCCACCTGGCCGATGCCCGCGAGCAGCGACCACGGCATGTGGCAGTTCGGATTCTCCTGCGCCAGTAGGCGTTCGGCGTTCTGATACGCCGACTGCGCGATACCGGGCAGGCCCAGCGGCCCTGCCGGAAGCGCGGCCGGTACCCGGCCGTCCGGCTGCGCAACGGTTTTCACCACCGGCGGCCCCGGATGCTTGGCGGCCCGCAGCACGCCCTCGGTGTCGGGTACCACCGCCTCGGCCTCGGCGGTCTGCGCGGCGTCCGGATCCTGTTGCAGCGCGGACAAAGTCGCGTGCTCGGCGGTGTTGACCTCCGCCGCCGACGCCGCGCTCACGGCGACGACCCCTGCGGGGACGAGTCCGGTCAGTGCGATAACGGATCCGCGGCCAACATTTCTAGCCGGCTGTTTGCGGTGACGTCCCACGGTGCGGTGGCCCTCCAATGCTCGCTGTGAGCTTTTCGTGACACAACGAGATCAGGTTACCGCATCCGAGACCTTTTCGTTACTGCTTCGTGACCGTCTTTCTGTTTCGGTGGCCGAACAGGGGTTAAGGCGCCGGGGCGGGCAGCGGGATCACGATGCCGAAGGGCAGGGTGATGCCCGGCGCGGGCGGCGGCACCGGGGCCGCCTGCGGTGCCGGGGCCGCCTGCTCGGCCGGGGCGGATTCCGGTGTGAGGGCGGGGTTTTCGGCCTGCGGCTGCTCGGGTGCGGCGGCCTCCGGCGCGGGCGGCGCGGGGTGCGGCGCATTCGGCTGCCCGGGCGCCGGGGGAGTCTGCGCCGGGGGACTCTGCGGTGTCACGCATCCCGCCGGGGCGTTCGGATCAGGCGGTGTGGCGCCCGGAACCGGGGCCTGAGCCTCGGCGGGCATGCCCGGCGCCCATTGCTGCCGGGCCTGGTCGGCCGGCTGCATGGGCTCGGGCATCGGCGCCGGGATGGCCGTGGCGGGGTCGCACGGCTTGGGTGGCGGTGGCGGGCAGAAGATTCCGCACGGGATGGGTGGCAGCCCCGGGATGTTGATCATCACCTGGGTCTGCTGCGGCTGGGTCTGCGGGCGGACCTGCACCTGGCTCGGCGGCTGGACCGTGGTGGCCGCCGTCTCCGGCGGCGGCGCGGGCGTGGCGGGGAAGGTGTGGTTGACCGCGACCATGTCCGGACCGGTCGGCGCCCGCATGGCGCCGGGCGGGACGAGATCGGGGGAGATGTTCACCTGTGTCGGCGCGCCGCCGGTCTTGTAGGCGTTGGACCAGCTCAGCACGTTGGCGGCATAGGAAAGCGAGTTGTTGTAGCGCAGCACCGAGCGCAGTTCCTGCTGCGGGTCCCGCAGATCCAGCCCGCCCGAGCAGAGGTACTTGGCCGCGGCGAGCGTGGCGTCGAAGACGTTGTTCGGGTCCGCCACGCCGTCGCCGTTGCCGTCGGACGAGTAGTGGGTCCAGGTGCCGGGCAGGAACTGCATGGGGCCGACGGCCCGCACGTAGCCGCCGTCGGAGGCCTTGATGATCTCGTTACCGGGCAGCGTGCCGTCCAACGCGGGCCCGTAGATGGCCCCGACGGTGGTGCCCGCCGCGTCGGTGTGCCCGTTGCGGGCGTGCCCGGACTCGATGCGGCCGATGCCCGC from Nocardia wallacei carries:
- a CDS encoding Mrp/NBP35 family ATP-binding protein, translated to MPVVTESDVRGALAKVNDPEIRKPITELGMVKSVAVGADSSVHVEIYLTTAACPLRTTLTESVTKAVADVPGVGGISVDLDVMNDEQRTELRKKLRGDSAEPVIPFAQPGSLTRVYAVASGKGGVGKSSVTVNLAAAMAARGLSVGVLDADIYGHSVPRMLGTDQRPTQVERMIMPPVAHDVKVISIAMFTQGNTPVVWRGPMLHRALQQFLADVFWGDLDILLLDLPPGTGDVAISIAQLIPNAEILVVTTPQAAAAEVAERAGAIALQTRQRIAGVVENMSWLDLPDGSRMELYGSGGGQSVADRLSRAVGADVPLLGQIPITQELREAGDEGTPIVLRDPGDAAAQVLNDIADKLAVRRRGLAGMSLGIDTTRHL
- a CDS encoding lytic transglycosylase domain-containing protein, with translation MGRHRKQPARNVGRGSVIALTGLVPAGVVAVSAASAAEVNTAEHATLSALQQDPDAAQTAEAEAVVPDTEGVLRAAKHPGPPVVKTVAQPDGRVPAALPAGPLGLPGIAQSAYQNAERLLAQENPNCHMPWSLLAGIGQVESHHAYGKADAKGYPLDPIYGPVLDGSLGGNQVVRATDGELDGGMSSYTRAVGPMQFLPETWRKYAADGDGDGISDPQDLFDAALTAGKYLCDRGLDMNDLSQQSRAIMRYNNSMAYVANVMAWEVAYRTGVAPHAGQLPRI
- a CDS encoding lytic murein transglycosylase, with product MRISGPITVSALVVAGLMASGSTAYTPVRTSAPKSPDAQLAAATSATDPQSAPADQTAGLVPAAPEPPRKLRAMTTPTAPFAGTVPLRDIALPGGGALGIPEIVLAAYRNAELAMQSSAPGCGLSWHLLAGIGRIESGHARNGHTDAAGTTVGAIYGPALDGTLPGNEIIKASDGGYVRAVGPMQFLPGTWTHYSSDGNGDGVADPNNVFDATLAAAKYLCSGGLDLRDPQQELRSVLRYNNSLSYAANVLSWSNAYKTGGAPTQVNISPDLVPPGAMRAPTGPDMVAVNHTFPATPAPPPETAATTVQPPSQVQVRPQTQPQQTQVMINIPGLPPIPCGIFCPPPPPKPCDPATAIPAPMPEPMQPADQARQQWAPGMPAEAQAPVPGATPPDPNAPAGCVTPQSPPAQTPPAPGQPNAPHPAPPAPEAAAPEQPQAENPALTPESAPAEQAAPAPQAAPVPPPAPGITLPFGIVIPLPAPAP